CCAATAACTAAGCCAATAAGTAAAAATTCCAAAGTTTTAATATTTATCATTAAATACATAATATTTTTACAAAAATAAATCTTTTGCACATTTTGAAAGTTTTGTGTCTTATATTGTGAGACACGGATATTCGATGAGAATAAGAAGGAGCATTTTTAATCAAGTTAGATTGTTGTTCTAACTGAACCATACATAGAATATGTAAAAAAGGTAAATAAACAAACTGTTCAGGCGGTTTGGTATACATCATTAATCAGTTTCTGCTCGCTTCATCACAAGATTACATTATGATTTTCGTATATTTAGGTGTTTTCTCTTCAACAAGATCAATCAAGTTTCCTGAAACGATGTTCCCGATTATAACCGGTATTCCAGCTTTTACAACTTTTCTCATTTCATCTATTTTTGCTACTATTCCACCAGTTACATCGATCATTGGCTTATCAGCTTTTATAGTTATAAGCTTGGATATTTTTAATGTTTTGACGAGTTTTGCATTTGAATCTTTTTTGGGATTACCCGTGTATATGCCATCCACATCTGTTCCTAAAATGACCTTAATTGGCTTCAATCTAATAGCTAGATAAGAAACTATCTGATCTCCAGAAATTATGCTGAATCCTCTTTTTTCGTCTAAAACAGCGTCTCCATAAACTACCGGCGTAAATCCCATCTTCATATACTCTATTAAAAGCTCTATGTTAAAACTTGATATTTTTCCATCATTTGCCTTAAGTATATTCGAAGTATGCAATGTAACTGCAGGAACTCCAGATTTTATAAAATATTCTAGAATTATCTGATTAAGCTGCGTCATGAAATATCTTACCTTGCTATAGCCAATAAGCTGATGATTAGAAAAATATCCTAGGTGTATGTTGTATTCTTTAGCCGTTGGGTGACCGAAACTCCCTCCTCCATGCACCAATACTAATTTGTAGTTTTTGCTAAGGATTTTAACTTCCTTTGCTATTCTTTCAACGACCTTACGTCTAACTTCGTATCTTCTTTCTTTATTTGTTATAGCCGATCCGCCAAGCTTAATTATTAACGTATCCATGTTTTGTTAGAACATTCTGTATAGTATAAATTTTGCTAGTTCCTCTAAGTCACTGTGAGCATCATTATCAGGTAATTTTTTGAGACACTCGAGAGCCTCGTTCAGATATTTCTCTCCTATTTTATACGCTC
Above is a window of Thermoproteales archaeon DNA encoding:
- a CDS encoding isopentenyl phosphate kinase family protein; its protein translation is MDTLIIKLGGSAITNKERRYEVRRKVVERIAKEVKILSKNYKLVLVHGGGSFGHPTAKEYNIHLGYFSNHQLIGYSKVRYFMTQLNQIILEYFIKSGVPAVTLHTSNILKANDGKISSFNIELLIEYMKMGFTPVVYGDAVLDEKRGFSIISGDQIVSYLAIRLKPIKVILGTDVDGIYTGNPKKDSNAKLVKTLKISKLITIKADKPMIDVTGGIVAKIDEMRKVVKAGIPVIIGNIVSGNLIDLVEEKTPKYTKIIM